Proteins from a genomic interval of candidate division KSB1 bacterium:
- the rsxC gene encoding electron transport complex subunit RsxC: MSRNTFPGGIHPPECKHLTERLPIEPCPSPPFVVIPVVQHIGAPARPIVEKGAQVRLGEPVCESGGFVSVPCHASVSGTVEAVENRPHPSGTPVLSVVIANDGQNTPYADFSLEKDYLELDVKEIRRRIQAAGIVGLGGAAFPTHVKLSPPADKKIDTLILNGAECEPFLTADHRLMLEQTEKILRGMQIMMKVTGAATGIIGIESNKKDAAAALRKKAAELNLPYRIVTLPVKYPQGAEKQLIKALVDRRVPAGGLPMDIGCVVQNVGTAVAVYEAVAMNRPLTARVVTVTGSGVRQPKNLLVPLGTPFSFLLEQCGGLTEDAAKVIMGGPMMGIAQSSLEAPVIKGTSGVLVLTAKEAAPRRESTCISCAHCIDVCPMGLMPKVLGQLVRHERWETVKEYNVLDCIECGSCAFVCPAHINLVHLIKYGKFRVIQQQKKAS; this comes from the coding sequence CTGAGTCGAAACACCTTTCCAGGCGGTATCCACCCTCCCGAGTGTAAACATCTGACGGAAAGGCTGCCGATAGAGCCTTGTCCGTCCCCGCCGTTCGTGGTCATACCGGTCGTTCAGCACATCGGCGCTCCTGCGCGACCGATCGTCGAAAAGGGCGCCCAAGTACGCCTCGGCGAACCCGTCTGTGAGAGCGGCGGATTCGTTTCAGTGCCGTGTCATGCCTCGGTTTCGGGTACCGTCGAAGCCGTAGAGAACCGGCCGCATCCTTCGGGAACGCCGGTGCTCTCCGTCGTCATCGCCAACGACGGGCAGAACACGCCGTACGCTGATTTTAGCCTCGAGAAGGATTATCTGGAGCTCGATGTCAAAGAGATACGGCGGAGGATTCAGGCGGCCGGCATCGTCGGCTTGGGAGGCGCCGCCTTTCCGACGCATGTCAAGCTGAGTCCGCCGGCCGATAAAAAGATCGATACGCTCATCCTCAACGGCGCCGAGTGCGAGCCTTTTCTAACTGCCGATCATCGGCTGATGCTCGAACAGACGGAAAAGATTTTGCGCGGCATGCAGATTATGATGAAAGTGACGGGCGCCGCTACGGGCATTATCGGCATCGAAAGCAATAAAAAGGATGCCGCGGCCGCGCTGCGGAAAAAGGCAGCAGAACTGAACCTTCCTTACCGAATCGTCACTCTGCCGGTCAAATACCCGCAAGGCGCGGAAAAGCAGTTGATCAAAGCGCTTGTTGACCGCCGCGTACCGGCAGGCGGGTTGCCGATGGATATCGGCTGCGTGGTTCAGAATGTCGGTACGGCCGTCGCCGTTTACGAGGCGGTGGCTATGAACCGACCGCTGACGGCCCGCGTAGTGACGGTAACCGGCTCGGGGGTTCGGCAACCGAAAAATTTGTTGGTGCCCTTGGGAACGCCGTTTTCGTTTCTACTCGAACAGTGCGGCGGCCTAACCGAAGATGCGGCCAAAGTCATCATGGGCGGCCCGATGATGGGCATTGCCCAATCGTCCTTGGAGGCGCCGGTCATCAAGGGCACATCGGGAGTTCTGGTGTTGACGGCCAAGGAGGCTGCACCGCGACGGGAAAGCACCTGCATCTCGTGCGCCCACTGCATCGATGTCTGTCCCATGGGTTTGATGCCGAAAGTGCTGGGTCAGCTTGTCAGGCATGAGCGGTGGGAAACGGTTAAAGAGTATAAT
- the nrdR gene encoding transcriptional regulator NrdR has protein sequence MKCPFCNFYDSKVIDSRMRDEGRSIRRRRECLKCGRRFTTRETVDEIPLWIIKQNGTREEFNRAKLIRGIQFACTKRPVSAAAIEELASRVEYAIRDRGADEIPSKEIGEMVMEELKKLDEVAYVRFASVYRKFQAKEEFLHELKKL, from the coding sequence ATGAAATGCCCGTTCTGCAATTTTTATGATTCCAAAGTGATCGATTCGCGGATGCGGGATGAGGGACGCTCGATCCGCAGACGGCGCGAGTGTCTGAAATGCGGCCGCCGTTTCACGACGCGCGAAACCGTCGATGAAATTCCGCTATGGATCATCAAACAGAACGGTACACGGGAAGAATTCAATCGCGCCAAACTCATTCGCGGCATACAGTTCGCCTGCACCAAGCGGCCGGTTTCGGCTGCGGCGATCGAAGAGCTCGCCTCGCGGGTGGAATATGCCATCCGCGACCGCGGCGCGGACGAAATACCCTCCAAAGAGATCGGCGAAATGGTGATGGAGGAGCTGAAAAAACTGGATGAAGTAGCCTATGTTCGTTTTGCTTCCGTTTACCGCAAATTTCAGGCAAAAGAAGAGTTTTTGCACGAATTAAAAAAGCTGTAG
- a CDS encoding serine hydroxymethyltransferase produces MSSFLQQIDPQVFSAIRKETERQNNKLEMIASENFVSPAVLEAMGQVMTNKYAEGYPSRRYYGGCEFVDEVENLARERACRLFNADHANVQPHSGSQANMAAYFSLIQYGDKVLGMDLAHGGHLTHGSPVNFSGRFFQMVHYGVNRDGFIDMNEVEKIAVREQPKLIICGASAYARAIDYAAFRQIADRVGAKLVADIAHPAGLIAAGLIPSPIPHCHLVTTTTHKTLRGPRGGMILVGKDGENDMGLLNPKGKLKLWSEIVDSNVFPGFQGGPLMHVIAAKAVAFQEALQPEFVEYQKQVIANAKTLAAALMNRGYHIVSGGTDTHLMLVDLRTHKLTGKEAEKALEKAGITANKNMVPFDDQSPFVTSGIRLGTPALTTRGMKEAEMELIAELIDRVLLNITNESVQMEVKGQVEELCRRFPLYPV; encoded by the coding sequence ATGAGCTCATTTCTACAGCAGATCGACCCGCAAGTTTTTTCCGCGATACGAAAAGAGACCGAACGCCAAAACAACAAGCTGGAAATGATCGCCTCGGAGAATTTTGTCAGTCCCGCCGTTTTGGAGGCAATGGGACAAGTGATGACCAACAAATATGCCGAAGGCTATCCTTCCCGCAGGTATTATGGCGGCTGTGAGTTTGTCGATGAGGTGGAAAACCTGGCGCGCGAGCGGGCCTGCCGACTTTTCAATGCCGATCATGCCAACGTACAGCCCCACTCGGGCTCTCAAGCCAATATGGCGGCCTATTTCAGCCTGATTCAATACGGCGACAAAGTTTTAGGTATGGATCTGGCTCACGGCGGCCATTTGACTCACGGCAGTCCGGTCAACTTTTCCGGTCGCTTTTTTCAAATGGTGCATTACGGCGTCAATCGCGACGGCTTTATTGATATGAACGAAGTGGAAAAGATCGCCGTCCGGGAACAGCCCAAACTGATTATTTGCGGTGCAAGCGCCTATGCAAGGGCGATCGATTACGCCGCTTTCCGGCAGATCGCCGACCGCGTCGGCGCCAAGCTGGTGGCCGACATCGCCCATCCGGCCGGTCTGATTGCCGCGGGATTGATTCCCAGCCCGATTCCGCATTGCCACCTTGTGACCACAACGACGCACAAAACGCTGCGCGGGCCGCGCGGCGGTATGATTCTCGTCGGCAAAGACGGCGAGAACGACATGGGCCTTCTCAATCCCAAGGGCAAATTGAAGCTGTGGTCCGAGATTGTCGACTCTAACGTCTTCCCGGGATTCCAGGGCGGCCCGCTGATGCACGTCATTGCCGCCAAAGCCGTCGCATTTCAAGAAGCGCTGCAGCCCGAATTCGTCGAGTATCAAAAGCAGGTTATTGCCAACGCCAAAACCTTGGCGGCTGCGCTGATGAATCGCGGTTATCACATCGTTTCGGGCGGAACCGACACGCATTTGATGTTGGTCGATCTGCGCACGCACAAACTGACCGGTAAAGAGGCGGAAAAAGCACTGGAAAAGGCCGGCATTACCGCCAATAAGAACATGGTGCCGTTCGACGACCAGAGCCCGTTCGTCACCAGCGGCATTCGCCTCGGCACACCGGCTTTGACGACACGCGGGATGAAGGAGGCGGAAATGGAGCTGATCGCCGAACTGATCGACCGCGTGCTGCTCAATATTACGAATGAATCCGTGCAAATGGAAGTCAAAGGTCAAGTCGAGGAACTTTGCCGCAGGTTTCCTCTCTATCCGGTCTAA
- the rpiB gene encoding ribose 5-phosphate isomerase B codes for MPIVIASDHAGFELKQKIVEWLSREGIEYLDIGAFSEERCDYPDYGVAAAEKVVAGEARFGIIVCGTGIGISISANKVKGARAALCCSEYMAEMARRHNDANLIALGGRTTTIDLAVRMIRIFLQTEFEGGRHAERVAKIHSLTGR; via the coding sequence ATACCGATTGTTATTGCCTCAGACCATGCCGGCTTTGAACTAAAGCAGAAAATTGTTGAGTGGCTTTCTCGAGAGGGCATCGAGTATCTCGATATAGGGGCATTCAGCGAAGAACGGTGCGATTATCCGGATTACGGCGTTGCCGCGGCTGAAAAGGTTGTTGCCGGAGAGGCTCGCTTCGGCATTATCGTGTGCGGGACGGGCATCGGCATCAGCATTTCTGCAAACAAAGTCAAAGGGGCGAGAGCAGCTTTGTGCTGCAGCGAGTATATGGCCGAGATGGCCCGACGACACAACGACGCCAATTTGATTGCTTTGGGAGGCCGTACCACCACGATTGACCTTGCCGTCAGGATGATCCGCATTTTTTTGCAGACCGAGTTCGAAGGCGGACGTCATGCCGAGCGCGTGGCCAAGATTCACTCACTAACAGGAAGGTAA
- a CDS encoding tetratricopeptide repeat protein, whose translation QKAKEDSIARAKAEREFLIAFSTGHEHWKNRNYADAVAPLKKAAALDVEKRYPSIYTELADSYLKLEQPDSALITYQEAVTKYPQNAFFYRSAAWLLSAKQQFPEAIDAYLKAIENDGQTTSDYKNVGRLLIAANRNDEALDIYEKLTQLDPNDAEAQEIYASLLAQTGDEDAVIEAKEKALAAKPEDTNLMFSIGRMYFRRGDYQKAVEKFDMLLRLRPEDYEAMEYRGNALQNDGKYTEAIRQYEKILAAKPNHAKVLCDMATCYKELKNYQKAMATVQRAQQINPNYGLAYIVKGEIYEAVADDCISKREKRITNIDDKLVYEKAYNQYQMAARDPQFAELAKRKMNYIQTEIPTKEDKFLFPDVKQPRLDCYTWLP comes from the coding sequence CAGAAGGCAAAGGAAGATTCTATCGCCCGCGCAAAAGCGGAGCGTGAATTTTTGATCGCCTTCAGCACCGGCCATGAACATTGGAAAAATAGAAACTATGCAGATGCGGTCGCTCCGCTCAAAAAAGCGGCGGCACTGGATGTAGAAAAGCGCTATCCCAGCATCTATACCGAATTGGCGGACTCGTACTTGAAACTCGAGCAGCCTGACAGCGCTTTGATCACCTATCAGGAGGCGGTGACGAAATATCCGCAGAACGCGTTCTTTTACCGCAGCGCGGCATGGCTTTTGAGCGCCAAACAGCAGTTCCCCGAGGCTATCGACGCCTATCTGAAGGCGATCGAGAACGACGGCCAGACCACCTCGGATTACAAGAACGTCGGTCGTCTGCTGATTGCCGCCAACCGCAACGACGAAGCGCTGGATATTTATGAAAAGCTCACCCAGCTCGATCCCAACGATGCCGAAGCGCAGGAGATCTATGCTTCCCTGTTGGCGCAGACCGGCGACGAGGATGCAGTAATCGAAGCCAAGGAAAAAGCACTGGCGGCCAAGCCGGAAGACACCAATTTGATGTTCAGCATCGGACGCATGTATTTTCGGCGCGGCGATTACCAGAAGGCAGTGGAAAAATTCGATATGCTGCTCAGACTGCGTCCGGAGGACTATGAGGCGATGGAATACCGCGGCAACGCGCTGCAGAACGACGGCAAATATACGGAAGCAATCCGGCAATATGAAAAAATTCTTGCGGCCAAACCCAATCACGCCAAGGTGCTGTGCGATATGGCCACTTGTTACAAAGAGCTGAAGAATTATCAAAAGGCTATGGCTACGGTGCAGAGGGCGCAGCAGATAAACCCGAATTACGGCCTTGCGTATATCGTCAAGGGCGAAATCTATGAAGCCGTTGCCGACGACTGCATTTCCAAGCGCGAGAAACGAATTACCAATATTGACGACAAACTGGTTTACGAAAAAGCATATAATCAATATCAAATGGCCGCTCGAGATCCGCAATTTGCCGAGTTGGCCAAGCGCAAGATGAACTATATCCAAACCGAAATTCCTACCAAAGAAGATAAATTTCTCTTTCCGGATGTCAAGCAGCCGAGATTGGACTGCTACACCTGGCTTCCTTGA
- a CDS encoding DNRLRE domain-containing protein, whose protein sequence is MKKIVLFLTALFLFFQCTNNKPLPNTYELLDREGKSGLRPPLVLRPVRVAEYRKTPRAGTRGTLLLGKVDSLSSRIALDCRNFNKSKFDTTAEILGAELKLYSDAASDSNLTIPVSVLPIRRNWEESTVTLDTLKGAFDAPLFQATLQVKKNSWSTLTFSDLSFLRAWIRDNYRTTPTFFGIAVQANGEGMAQFVSSDASLLTPNFRIVFRKTDGQVDTAVVALSKDASLLRFADPIAEGTPDFAPSLLRVGAGSGRRFLLRFDLSSLPKSATIHQALLSFKVDRDHSNTTVEGQMAVSIIAVKNDSTWEKPNELEVIGTSAVPYDMAVGSAELFSFDDSSSNLNSPVLYVSRTVQRWLTGVYANCGFLIYATNEGGNWQQTAFYSGLSDSLQAPTLTITYSLPAEPRFGGSR, encoded by the coding sequence ATGAAAAAAATCGTTCTGTTTCTGACAGCCCTTTTTCTGTTTTTTCAATGCACCAATAACAAGCCGTTGCCCAACACCTACGAGCTGTTGGATCGCGAAGGCAAATCCGGCCTTAGACCGCCGCTCGTCTTGCGCCCTGTCCGCGTCGCGGAATACCGCAAGACGCCTCGCGCCGGTACGCGCGGTACTCTTCTCCTCGGCAAAGTCGATTCTCTTTCCTCCCGCATTGCATTGGACTGCAGAAACTTTAATAAATCCAAGTTCGATACGACTGCTGAAATTCTTGGGGCGGAACTCAAGCTTTACTCCGATGCAGCGAGTGATTCGAATCTGACCATCCCGGTTTCCGTGCTGCCGATTCGCCGCAACTGGGAAGAGAGCACGGTGACGCTTGACACGCTGAAAGGAGCCTTCGATGCCCCGCTCTTTCAAGCGACTTTGCAGGTAAAAAAGAACAGTTGGAGCACCTTGACTTTTTCGGATCTATCCTTTCTGAGAGCCTGGATCCGCGATAATTACCGGACCACTCCGACCTTTTTCGGCATTGCCGTTCAGGCGAACGGCGAGGGGATGGCGCAGTTTGTTTCTTCCGACGCTTCGCTGCTGACGCCGAATTTCCGCATCGTTTTTCGCAAAACGGACGGCCAAGTCGACACGGCTGTAGTCGCTTTGTCGAAAGATGCCTCGCTCCTGCGATTTGCAGATCCGATTGCCGAAGGGACTCCCGATTTTGCGCCGTCGCTTTTGCGCGTCGGCGCCGGCAGCGGCCGCAGATTTCTGCTTCGTTTTGATCTGTCATCACTCCCAAAATCCGCAACCATCCATCAGGCGCTGCTTTCTTTCAAGGTCGACCGTGATCACAGCAACACCACCGTTGAAGGGCAGATGGCCGTTTCCATCATCGCCGTCAAAAACGACTCGACCTGGGAAAAACCCAATGAACTCGAAGTCATCGGCACCTCTGCGGTCCCGTACGATATGGCAGTCGGCTCGGCAGAACTTTTCTCGTTCGACGACAGTAGTTCGAATCTCAACTCGCCGGTGCTGTATGTGTCGCGAACGGTGCAGCGATGGCTGACCGGAGTCTATGCAAATTGCGGCTTTCTCATCTACGCAACCAATGAGGGCGGCAATTGGCAGCAGACGGCGTTTTATTCCGGATTATCCGACTCATTGCAGGCGCCGACGCTTACGATTACTTATTCTCTGCCCGCGGAACCCCGATTCGGCGGCAGCCGTTAA